The Nodosilinea sp. FACHB-141 nucleotide sequence GCTCGCCAGAAGCAGCGACGTTGGGGTTCAAAGCGCTAAGCGCTCAACCCTGATTCAGAGTCTGTAGTCCAGTGACCAGCTGATGCAGGTGATGGGGCTTATGGGTAGCCATAACCGTAATTCGTAGTCGGCTTGTGGGCACTGTGGGCGGGCGTACTGCTGCCACCCATAGCCCAGCTGACTGTAGGTGTTGGCTAGCCGTCAAAATTGCCTCTGCTGATGCACCCTCTAGGCAAATAATGGGCGAAGCCGAAGGCAATCGCCGCAGCCCAAAGGGAACTACTGCTGGCTCTGTCAAGATTTGATCAATTTGTTGAATCAAGTGATTCACCTGGTGCCAGAGCATTTCGCGGCGCCAGGTTTCTTGCTGAATAATTTTTACCGCCGCTAGGGCCGCCGCTGTATCTGCTGGCGATAGACCCGTAGTGTAAATCCAGCTGGGGGAGCGGTTGCGGAGGAAGTCAATGAGTACAGTCGACCCGGCTACGTAGCCCCCTAGGCTGCCCACAGCCTTACTGAGAGTACCGACTGTGACTAAGGGGCGTCCGGTACATCCTAGGTGCTCTACGGCCCCCGAGCCGCGCGCGCCAAATACTCCTGTGCCGTGGGCCTCATCCACCAACACCATCGCGTGGTAGTTCTCCGCTAGGTCAAGAATGGCCGCTAGCGGGCACAGGTCGCCATCCATACTAAATACACTGTCGGTGGTAATCAGACAGCGGCGATGGCGATCGCGATACAGTTTCAGCAATTCCTCTAAGTGGGCAACGTCACCATGGCGATAGTCTAGGGCGTTAGCACCGCTAACTTTGCCCCCGGACTTGAGGCTGGAGTGGTTGTATTCGTCGCCCAAAATTAGGTCTGGGCTGCCGACTAGGGCCGCGATCGCCCCCATGTTGGCCAGATAGCCCGAGCTAAAGACGATCGCATCTTCAGTGCCCTTGAGAGCGGCGAGCGCCTGCTCTAGTTCCCCATGCAGCTCTCGATGGCCGCTGAGCAGCCGCGAACCGGTGCTGCCGGTGCCGTAGGTCTGAATGGCGGCGATCGCCGCCTCCGCCAGCCGAGGATCGCTGGCTAGTCCCAGATAGTCGTTGCTGGCAAAGTTGATTAGAGTTTGCCCCTGCCGCTGCACCACGGTCCCGGTCATGCCATAGACAGCCGCTACGGTTCGATAGCGGTGGGCGCGGTGCAGGGCTGCCAAAGATTTATCTAGCCAAACGTAGGGGTCGGTACCCATAGACGAGCGATTACATCGTTAGACTTTGCTGCGATAGTGCGGTCATGCGCTGATGGCGACGGCGCTGCCAAATTTTAGGAATGACGCGCATACGGCGTTTGAAGGTGTTCCACTCCTCCGCACTCAGCGCAATCTGCTGCCAGGCTGGTCGAGCGAGCAGCTGTTTAGACCAGTGACTCAATCGAGGATAATCGGCCAGCGCCACTCCCAGATCCGGTACCCTGTGAACTACAGTTCCAGCGACGATTTCTGCCAGCGTAAATTGCTCGCCCGCGAAATAGCAGCCGTCACCCAGCAAATTCTCCAGAAAACTCAGCGTATTCCTGACCCGTAGCTGAGCATATTCTATCTCAGCCGATTTTCGGTCCGAGCGCTCGTTGTCAATCAGCAGCTTAAAGACCCCCGGCAGCAGTTCGTTGAGCGTCAGCATCTGCACCATACGAACCCTAGCTAAAGCCGTTGCATCCCTGGGCAACAGCGCTATGTCGGAATAGCGAGCTTCTAAATAATCCAAAATCGCCATCGACTCAATGACGCGAAGATCGCCATCTTCCAAGACCGGCACATGGCCAAAAGGGTTGACAGCCAAAAACTCAGGCTCAAACTGCTTGCCGCTCAAGTCAACTGGTGCCAACTCAAAGGACAACTGCTTTTCAATCAAGGCGAGCCACACCGGACGGGCATAAACGGATGGCCGGGCGTAGTAAAGCTTCAGCATGGGTACAGTTCCTTAATGAAAATAAAAAAAGACCGATCGGTCTGTTTGTGCGCAAAAAAATTAGCCGGGCGTGGCTAGCTGCTGTTGAACATAGGTTCTTAAATGGGCTAGAGCTTGTTCTAAATAGGCGGGGTCATCGTACAGCTTGCTGAGCATGATGCCTCCCTCAATGGTGGCAATCAAGATCGTCGCTACGGTTGCAGCGTCCACGATAGGTTGCAGTTCACCGCGGGCAACGCCTTTGTCGACGATGCGTTCAATTAGCGATCGCCAGTCATTCATCGCCATCTGAGTTTGCTTTCGTAGCGCCGGGTGGGCATCATCGCTCTCCACAGCCGTATTCAGCAGTGGGCAGCCGCCCTGCACTGGTGGATCCTCCAAAAACCGTTCGTAGACGCTGAGAATAGCCATCAACCTGTCTACAGCGTGTCGCTTGCCCTTCAAGGCCCCCATAAATCGCTGCTGGATGCGCTGAACTGCGAAGTCAAAGGCCTCTAAAGCCAGTTCATCTTTGCTGCGAAAGTGGTTATAAATCCCTCCCTTTTGTAAACCTGTTACCCGCATCACATCAGACATCGACGCTCCTGCGTAGCCCTGCTGGTTAAACAGAGCTGCCGCCTGCTCGATGATATGCGCCTTGGTAACTTGAGCTTTTGACATCTAAAAAAGACTGATCGGTCTGATTTAAGCTACCAGCAATTTTCTAAGAGAGCAAGGATCAGCTGGGTGTGGAGACAATAGACCAAACACTGGGAAATTGCCATCCGAAGAGGTTTTTGTCTTCTTCTTGTCTGTATAGCTGTTGAGAGGTCGAGCGAGTTAACCCCAAGTAATTGCCTGGGGAATGCTTAATCTTGAGGAATCCATTGTGGATTCCATACCACCTCCCAAAGGTGGCCGTCTGGGTCTTGAAAATATCCTCCGTAACCACCCCAAAACGTCTCCTGGGCAGGTTTAACGATAACTGCACCGGCGGCGGTTACCTGTTCCATGACGGCATCAACTTCTGCTCTAGAGCCTACGTTGTGCCCTAGGGTAAACTCCGTTGAGCTGGGCTTGCCTCGCGACAGCCCGGTGTCATGGGCGATACTCTCGCGGGGCTAAAGAGCAAGTCTGAGACCCGACTGAAGATCGATGAAGACAACGGCTCCAAACTCAAACTCCTGGCCTACGATCCCTGCGGTCGAGAGGCCGAGGCCATCTCGGTAAAAACGCAGCGATCGCTCCAAATCAGCCACGCCAAGGGTGACGACTGTGATGCGTGGTTGCATGGTGCCTTTGAGCTAACCCTCGGTTACTGACCTGATAGGGCTTTCTGAGTTTCTTCTGAGGTCAGCTTCAGCACAATCACTCCTAGAGGTGGCAGGGTCAGATCCAGCGAATAGGGTCGGTTGTGGAACGACCAATCCTCAGACCATTTGCCGCCCAGATTACCCATGTTGCTGCCACCAAAGTCGCGGGCATCGCTGTTGAAGAGCTCTCTGTAGTAGCCCTGCTCAGGCACGCCTACCCGATAGTGGCTATGGGGCTGGGGCGTAAAGTTGCACACCACCACCACAAAGTCATCGCTGCCCTTGTCGCGGCGAATAAAGGCCACCACGCTGTGGCGGTTGTCGCTACAGTCGATCCACTCAAAGCCAGCTTGGTCGAAGTCTTGAGTAAACAGAGCCGGTTCACTGCGGTAAAACTCGTTGAGCTTACCCATAAAGTGCTTAAGGCTAGCGTGGGCCTGATGCTGAAGCAGGTGCCATTCCAGGTCGCCCCAGACATTCCACTCGCTCCACTGGCCAAACTCCATGCTCATAAACAGGGTTTTTTTGCCCGGATGCATGAACATGTAGGTGTAGAGGCAGCGCAGGTTGGCAAACTTTTGCCACTCATCCCCCGGCATTTTGCCTAGCATATTGCTCTTGCCGTGCACCACCTCGTCGTGGGACAGCGCCAGCATAAAGTTTTCAGTAAAGGCGTACCAAATACTGAAGGTAACGTTGTTCTGGTGGAACTGGCGGAACCATGGATCCATGTTGAAGTAATCCAACATGTCGTGCATCCAGCCCATGTTCCACTTGAGGTTAAAGCCTAGCCCGCCCACGTAGGTAGGCCAAGAGACCATTGGCCAAGCGGTTGATTCTTCTGCGATCGAAAGCACTCCAGGGAAGTAGGTAAACAGCACGTGGTTTACCTGACGGAGAAAGTCTGCCGCTTCAATATGTTCGCAGCCGCCGTAGTCATTAGCCACCCACTCTCCATCTTTGCGGAAGTAGTTGAGGTAGAGCATGGAAGCTACCGCATCAACCCGGATTCCGTCGATGTGGTACTTCTCAAACCAAAAGATGGCGTTGGCCACCAAGAAGTTGCGCACCTCATTGCGACCGTAGTTAAACACCAGGGTGCCCCACTCTTTGTGCTCGCCCTTGCGGGGGTCAGCATGTTCGTAGAGGTGGGTGCCGTCAAAGAATGCCAGACCGTGGCCGTCTTTGGGAAAGTGGCCTGGCACCCAATCGACAATGACGCCGATGCCGTTGGCGTGGCACTGGTCGACAAAGTACATAAAGTCTTCGGGCGTTCCATAACGAGAGGTGACGGCGTAATAGCCGGTGACCTGGTAGCCCCAGGAACCATCGAAGGGGTGCTCAGCGACGGGCAGTAGCTCAATGTGAGTAAACCCGAGCTCTTTGATGTAGGGAATCAGCCGATCCGCTAGCTCTCGGTAGGTGAGGAAACGCGCTCCGGGCTTGAGCTCAGCTACCGTAACGACTGGTTCTGGACTGCCGTCGGGGCGTAGGGCGGGGCTAGCCGATGACTCGTGCAGCCAGGAGCCGACATGCAGCTCGTAGATCGAGACTGGCTGGGTCAGAGGTTCGGTCTGGCGACGCTTTTCCATCCAGTCAGCATCTTGCCAGGCGTAGCTATCTAGATCAGTGACAATAGAGGCGGTTTTGGGTCGAATTTCTTGCTGAAAGCCGTAGGGGTCAGATTTTTCGTAGATGTGGCCGTCGTGGTTTTTAATCTCGTACTTATAGTGGGTTCCAACGTCTAACCCAGGAATAAATAGGTCCCAGATGCCGTTAGAAAGGCGGCGCATCTGGTGTTTGCGGCCATCCCAGTAGTTAAAATCGCCCAATACCGATGCGTTACGAGCATTGGGAGCCCACACGGCAAAGTAAACGCCCGTGACGCCCTCGACTTCGGTGAAGTGTGCACCTAGCTTTTCGTAAATGCGATGGTGGTTGCCTTCACTAAAGAGGTGGATGTCAAAATCGGTGATGGCACGGGTTTTGAAGGCGTAGGGGTCGTAGATGACATGGGTATGGTCACCGATGACGTATTTAAGCTGATAGTTAGCCAGATCTTGAACCTGCAGCACGCACTCAAAAAAGTGGGGGTTATGGTTGGGCTCCATAGGCACTTCTTTGTGCTCTTCTGGCAGTACGACCCAGGCTTTTTCAGCTTGGGGCAAATAGGCCCTTACGGCCCAGACCGTTTGACCATCTTGCTGCACCATGTGCGGCCCTAAGATTTCAAAGGGGTCATGGTGCTGGTTCCAGACAATCCGGTCAATCTGCTCAGCGTCAACGGTTGCAGGCATGTTATTAAAGGTCCACAGGGGGATATAAACGGTCTATGTAAATTTACTATCTGCGGAATAGAGTAACAAAACTTAGCGATTCCCACAGGGAAATTTTCGCGGATCTTGGCTTATTTGGCCCCTACCGTAAGAAGGGGACGATAGGCTTGAGGAGACGCCTCAGCTGCAAAAGTTGAATTAGGTCAGCGATATCAGGGTTAACAACGGGCTCGGTGTTGGGATCGCGCAGCTGCTCTTGCAGGGCAGCGTACTCTGCTGCAGAAAGCGGCTCTCCGTCAAGGGGCGATCGCGCCTCCGTAATTACCTCTGTGCGCAAAATTTCTTCAGGAATTTCTTCGGGAGGCGGCAGTGCTAGGGCACAATCGCTTAGGACGGCCAACGTCCCTAGACAAGCTAATACGCGATACAGAGGGGGCATAGGTAGGCTGAGTAGCATGGCTTCAGTATTACCATAGTCTGCTGAGACACTGCTAATGGTTCCGTGGCTAGGTCGGCCTTGTGTTAGGCTGCATGGCAGATTTGTGTGTTCGTTGTTTCCCTAAGGGAGGTTGCATGGGTTTTCTACGGTTGTTTCCTGCGGGAGTAGTAGCGCCTGTAGCCTTGGTGGGGCTGCTGGCTGGCCCGGCAACGCTGGTTGCCCGCGCCGATACCGTGCTAGAAGAGGCGGGCACCATTTATCCGGCAGAGTCTACCTATACCTTCGAGGGCACAGCCGGACAGGTGATGACGATCACCCTAGCCAGTGAGGATTTTGATCCGGTGTTGTCATTAACCGGGCCTGATGAGACCGAAATCGCGTCTAATGACGATTTTGGCGGCACTCTAAACTCAACCATTATCATCGAGCTGCCTGAAGATGGTACCTACACTGTAGTGGCCCGGTCATTTTCGGGCCAGGGTGGCGACTATGACCTCGTTGTGCGCACCTCTACCGAATTTGAGGTGACCTATGCTGAAGCCGAGGCCCTGGCTCTGGCCGAAGACTACACTGGCGCCATTGCTGCCTACACTGAGGCGATCGCAATTGACCCTGAGCAGTCTTCAGCCTACCTAGGACGGGCCCAGGCCACGCTAGGGCAGGTGTATGTGGAGCAAGGCGATTTAGTAGAAGGGCCAGAGGATATTCCCTTAGAGGCGAGAGAGTCAGTGATTGCCGATTTTGAGCAGGCCGCTACTCTTTTTGAGGCCAACGGATCCGAAGACTGGGCCGCTTCTCTGCGAGAACAGGCCGAGGTGCTGCGCAATGCCGAGAGTCCGCAATAGGCTGAAACTTTGTAGCAACTTTTCCGGACGAAGTCTCGTCTTAGGTGAAAAGGTGAATGGTAGATGCACCCTGAAAAGTCCCACTGGCTACGGCCAGGGGATTTTTTTTTTGCCCCTGTGTTGGCTTGGCCTGATCAACAGGCCCGTTTGGACAAAAAAAGGGATGCAAGCCGTAGCTCGCATCCCCGATGGTGTTCTAGAAACCTAACCGAAGGGCTGCTAAACCCAGTTATGAGGACACTTTGCGGTAGGGTACAGCGGTGGCGATGTTGATGTCGCCGGTGGATACGCGAGCCGGGGCTGCACCACTGGCTCCAATACTGCGGGCCATGCCAAGGAAGGCTTGAGGGTTGCCAGCGGTAACCTTCTTCTCTTGGGGAACGTACCGCTTGACCTGAGACTGCCACACAATCTGAGGGAAGCCCAACTGATTGCGGTGGTAGGCGTCGTAGCGGGGATTTTTGATGTGGATGGGGCGCTCGCCTTCGGGGCGACCAGGCAGCACTCGGCGCTTTTGATAAGGCACGGTGTTGTAGCCAAAGCTGGTGAGATACTCTTCGCTGTCGAGCAACTCATCGACTAGGCCTTTAATGCCCTTGTTGGCCACTACGATAGACCAAGCAATTTTTTCGCGATCGCTGTACACGTCGCGGCCCAGAATTTTTTGAACGCAGTGCTCAACAAATCTGTAGTTGCTGTTCTTCTCGAAGAAGCTGTTGTAGAAGGTAGGCGACAGCGCCAAGCCACGAATAAAGTCGCGCACGGTGATCTGACCGTTGCGCAGCTGCGACTCCAGAAAGGTCTGGCGATCGCACTTAAAGGCGTGGAAGAACATCTGCCGATAGGCCGCATTAATCAGCGCATCCATGTCGCTGGTATCGTACAGGTCATCGGTGGAGAAAATTCTGGGCTGTTCGTCGCCGCCGATTTCGTAAGCCGCAACGCGCTGATTTTGACTGGACGGGGAATAGTTTAGTAACGGAAGAGACACGTTTGAATCTCCAGAATCTTAGGAAAATTTACAAACTTTAAGGATGATCATACGGGAATGGCTGCCGCGAACCTGAGCAACCTGAGCAAATCAACATAGTCCTTAACATTCCACGGGTGTGGACGCTGTAGCGGTTGCTGTGGCTCAAGGATGGGTCATGCGGTGGGGGATAATTAGCCGGTCAAACTCCGCTTCTGAGACATAACCTAAGGTCAGGGCAGCCTGCTTCAGGGTGAGGTCGTGCTCAAAGGCGTGGTGGGCAATCTGAGAGGCCTTATCATAGCCAATGGCTGGGCTCAGGGCGGTGACCAGCATCAGCGACTGCTGCACGTACTGGTCGATCCGTTTCAGGTTGGGGGTCATACCAGCAACCAAAAACTCAGTGAAGTTGTGGCAGCTGTCGGCCATCAGCCGCGCCGATTGCAGCAGATTAAAGATCATCATTGGCTTGTAGACATTCATCTCCAAATAGCCGCTAGCTCCGGCAAAGGCCACCGCCGCGTCGTAGCCCATGACTTGCACCGCTACCATGGCCAGAGCCTCGCACTGGGTGGGGTTCACTTTGCCCGGCATAATCGATGACCCCGGCTCATTCTCTGGCAACTGCAACTCCGCGAACCCGGCCCTAGGACCACAACTCAATAGACGAATGTCGTTGGCAATTTTGTAGAGCGATACCGCTAGGGTCTTGAGCACGCCGCTGGCCATCACTACGGCATCGTGGGCACCCATAACGGTAAATTTGTTGGGGGCACTGATGAAGGGCAGTCCAGTGATAGCCGCAATGTGCTCGGCGGCGGCTTCTGCAAAGCCAGGTCCAGCATTGATGCCGGTGCCGATCGCCGTGCCCCCCAGAGCCAGCTCGTACAGCCCTGGCAAGCAGCCCTCAAGGCGTTTCAAATTGTCGTCGAGCATGCCCACATAGCCAGAAAACTCCTGGCCTAGGGTGAGCGGTACGGCATCCTGCATGTGGGTGCGACCAATTTTGACGATGTCTGCCCAGGCCCGAGCTTTTTCATCCAGGGCATCCCTCAACCGAGTAACGGCGGGGCTTAGGGTGTGCACGAGAGCCTGAGCAGCGGCGATGTGCATGGCTGT carries:
- a CDS encoding phycobilisome rod-core linker polypeptide, whose translation is MSLPLLNYSPSSQNQRVAAYEIGGDEQPRIFSTDDLYDTSDMDALINAAYRQMFFHAFKCDRQTFLESQLRNGQITVRDFIRGLALSPTFYNSFFEKNSNYRFVEHCVQKILGRDVYSDREKIAWSIVVANKGIKGLVDELLDSEEYLTSFGYNTVPYQKRRVLPGRPEGERPIHIKNPRYDAYHRNQLGFPQIVWQSQVKRYVPQEKKVTAGNPQAFLGMARSIGASGAAPARVSTGDINIATAVPYRKVSS
- the bioF gene encoding 8-amino-7-oxononanoate synthase; this translates as MGTDPYVWLDKSLAALHRAHRYRTVAAVYGMTGTVVQRQGQTLINFASNDYLGLASDPRLAEAAIAAIQTYGTGSTGSRLLSGHRELHGELEQALAALKGTEDAIVFSSGYLANMGAIAALVGSPDLILGDEYNHSSLKSGGKVSGANALDYRHGDVAHLEELLKLYRDRHRRCLITTDSVFSMDGDLCPLAAILDLAENYHAMVLVDEAHGTGVFGARGSGAVEHLGCTGRPLVTVGTLSKAVGSLGGYVAGSTVLIDFLRNRSPSWIYTTGLSPADTAAALAAVKIIQQETWRREMLWHQVNHLIQQIDQILTEPAVVPFGLRRLPSASPIICLEGASAEAILTASQHLQSAGLWVAAVRPPTVPTSRLRITVMATHKPHHLHQLVTGLQTLNQG
- the fumC gene encoding class II fumarate hydratase: MAEPTPHTRQETDSMGAIAVPSDRYWGAQTQRSIRYFSIGQDKMPLEVVHAIAIAKKASALANADLGKLPQEKADLIVQAADEVIDGTLDDHFPLHVWMTGSGTQCNMNVNEVIANRAIEQAGGEMGSKTPIHPNDHVNMSQSSNDVFPTAMHIAAAQALVHTLSPAVTRLRDALDEKARAWADIVKIGRTHMQDAVPLTLGQEFSGYVGMLDDNLKRLEGCLPGLYELALGGTAIGTGINAGPGFAEAAAEHIAAITGLPFISAPNKFTVMGAHDAVVMASGVLKTLAVSLYKIANDIRLLSCGPRAGFAELQLPENEPGSSIMPGKVNPTQCEALAMVAVQVMGYDAAVAFAGASGYLEMNVYKPMMIFNLLQSARLMADSCHNFTEFLVAGMTPNLKRIDQYVQQSLMLVTALSPAIGYDKASQIAHHAFEHDLTLKQAALTLGYVSEAEFDRLIIPHRMTHP
- a CDS encoding pre-peptidase C-terminal domain-containing protein, producing MGFLRLFPAGVVAPVALVGLLAGPATLVARADTVLEEAGTIYPAESTYTFEGTAGQVMTITLASEDFDPVLSLTGPDETEIASNDDFGGTLNSTIIIELPEDGTYTVVARSFSGQGGDYDLVVRTSTEFEVTYAEAEALALAEDYTGAIAAYTEAIAIDPEQSSAYLGRAQATLGQVYVEQGDLVEGPEDIPLEARESVIADFEQAATLFEANGSEDWAASLREQAEVLRNAESPQ
- a CDS encoding TetR/AcrR family transcriptional regulator yields the protein MSKAQVTKAHIIEQAAALFNQQGYAGASMSDVMRVTGLQKGGIYNHFRSKDELALEAFDFAVQRIQQRFMGALKGKRHAVDRLMAILSVYERFLEDPPVQGGCPLLNTAVESDDAHPALRKQTQMAMNDWRSLIERIVDKGVARGELQPIVDAATVATILIATIEGGIMLSKLYDDPAYLEQALAHLRTYVQQQLATPG
- the glgB gene encoding 1,4-alpha-glucan branching enzyme, with the translated sequence MPATVDAEQIDRIVWNQHHDPFEILGPHMVQQDGQTVWAVRAYLPQAEKAWVVLPEEHKEVPMEPNHNPHFFECVLQVQDLANYQLKYVIGDHTHVIYDPYAFKTRAITDFDIHLFSEGNHHRIYEKLGAHFTEVEGVTGVYFAVWAPNARNASVLGDFNYWDGRKHQMRRLSNGIWDLFIPGLDVGTHYKYEIKNHDGHIYEKSDPYGFQQEIRPKTASIVTDLDSYAWQDADWMEKRRQTEPLTQPVSIYELHVGSWLHESSASPALRPDGSPEPVVTVAELKPGARFLTYRELADRLIPYIKELGFTHIELLPVAEHPFDGSWGYQVTGYYAVTSRYGTPEDFMYFVDQCHANGIGVIVDWVPGHFPKDGHGLAFFDGTHLYEHADPRKGEHKEWGTLVFNYGRNEVRNFLVANAIFWFEKYHIDGIRVDAVASMLYLNYFRKDGEWVANDYGGCEHIEAADFLRQVNHVLFTYFPGVLSIAEESTAWPMVSWPTYVGGLGFNLKWNMGWMHDMLDYFNMDPWFRQFHQNNVTFSIWYAFTENFMLALSHDEVVHGKSNMLGKMPGDEWQKFANLRCLYTYMFMHPGKKTLFMSMEFGQWSEWNVWGDLEWHLLQHQAHASLKHFMGKLNEFYRSEPALFTQDFDQAGFEWIDCSDNRHSVVAFIRRDKGSDDFVVVVCNFTPQPHSHYRVGVPEQGYYRELFNSDARDFGGSNMGNLGGKWSEDWSFHNRPYSLDLTLPPLGVIVLKLTSEETQKALSGQ
- a CDS encoding glutathione S-transferase family protein, which codes for MLKLYYARPSVYARPVWLALIEKQLSFELAPVDLSGKQFEPEFLAVNPFGHVPVLEDGDLRVIESMAILDYLEARYSDIALLPRDATALARVRMVQMLTLNELLPGVFKLLIDNERSDRKSAEIEYAQLRVRNTLSFLENLLGDGCYFAGEQFTLAEIVAGTVVHRVPDLGVALADYPRLSHWSKQLLARPAWQQIALSAEEWNTFKRRMRVIPKIWQRRRHQRMTALSQQSLTM